The following DNA comes from Alphaproteobacteria bacterium.
ATCATCCTCTAGATCCTTTGGCATGGGGGCAATCATCCCACCAACCTTACAGGCCGCGGCAAATAATGCGGCTGTCTTGGATGCAATCACATCCCTATACATATCAATTGTCAGGTTCAGATCGTGCGAAACAACAAGCTGCAAAACCTCTCCACTGGCGATTTGGGCGGCCGCCGCCGACAATTCCCCCAAAACCTCAAGGTTCCCGCACCCAACCATCAATTGAAAGGATCGTGAAAATAAAAAATCTCCCACCAAAACGCTGCCCGTGTTTCCCCAAAGCGTGTTGGCCGTTTGCAGGCCCCTGCGCAAATCAGCGCCATCAACCACATCATCATGTAACAATGTTGCCGTATGGATTAATTCAACCGCCGCCGCCAAATGCATGCTAAAATCGGGGGTGCCACCGGACGGTTCGGCAAACAAGCGATTGCACGCAAGGGTTAACAAAGGGCGAATACGTTTACCGCCCGCCCAAATCAAATGATTAGCGATTTGACCAATAAGAGGAACGGCACTATCCAGGCTTTTTACGATCAATTGGTTGACGTGATGCATTTCTGGCTGCAAAACAGTTTGTA
Coding sequences within:
- a CDS encoding polyprenyl synthetase family protein; this translates as MNPSFDIPISRLQTVLQPEMHHVNQLIVKSLDSAVPLIGQIANHLIWAGGKRIRPLLTLACNRLFAEPSGGTPDFSMHLAAAVELIHTATLLHDDVVDGADLRRGLQTANTLWGNTGSVLVGDFLFSRSFQLMVGCGNLEVLGELSAAAAQIASGEVLQLVVSHDLNLTIDMYRDVIASKTAALFAAACKVGGMIAPMPKDLEDDLYKFGHNLGMAFQVMDDVLDYTVSQGGADKEKGNDFFEGKVTIPVILAVQGNRNPQFWQDCFTADSRNQGDFLQAMGLLHEQGILDDCRGIARDFAQKAKESLLKMPDCSIRDDLLALIAYSYSRES